A region from the Metarhizium brunneum chromosome 7, complete sequence genome encodes:
- the ecdD_2 gene encoding Major facilitator-type transporter ecdD produces MSVLRRVSLSKPSGEAGKSWPGIAIGFFVAFGGVLFGYDTGTISGILAMPYWQTEFSTGYINPKGHLDVTTNQESAIVSILSAGTFFGALASPFLGDYIGRRLALIISTWVFNLGVALQAASTAIPLFLAGRFFAGLGVGLISALVPLYQSETAPKWIRGAIVGAYQFAITIGLLLAAIVNNATSNRNDSGSYRIPISVQFAWSLVLFGGLLILPETPRYLVRSGKHEKAAKALGRLRRLPPDHPAVRSELDEVKAHHDYEMSLGAATYLDCFRRFNIKKQFTGMALQALQQLTGINFIFYYGTKYFQNSGVSSGFVIQMITSSINVVSTIPGMYAIDKWGRRPLLFFGAIGMCISQFIVAMTGTLSSGQHPNGDIYVTNLAGQKAAVAFSCIYIFFFASTWGPLAWVVTGEIFPLKLRAKSLSLTTATNWLFNWAIAYSTPYLVNYGPGFANLQSKIFFIWFGCCFICIAFVYFFIYETKGLTLEEIDLLYTEVKSARKSTKWRPNDTWVHRQSVAKQGSVAGDGPTTVADADGIPGTSHLEKNGNTA; encoded by the coding sequence ATGAGTGTTCTGCGAAGAGTTTCCCTCTCCAAGCCTTCCGGTGAGGCAGGCAAGTCGTGGCCCGGCATCGCCATTGGCTTTTTCGTCGCCTTTGGTGGCGTGCTGTTTGGCTATGATACTGGAACAATTTCGGGTATCCTGGCCATGCCATACTGGCAGACCGAGTTTAGCACTGGATACATCAACCCCAAGGGGCATCTTGACGTCACGACCAACCAGGAGTCCGCCATTGTCTCTATCCTCTCCGCCGGCACCTTCTTTGGTGCCCTGGCCTCGCCCTTTCTGGGTGACTACATAGGCCGTCGGCTGGCTCTCATTATTTCCACCTGGGTCTTCAATCTTGGAGTCGCTTTGCAGGCCGCCTCGACTGCCATTCCGCTGTTCCTGGCCGGCCGGTTCTTCGCTGGCCTGGGCGTCGGCTTGATATCTGCCCTGGTCCCTCTGTACCAGTCCGAGACGGCACCCAAGTGGATTCGAGGCGCCATTGTTGGCGCCTACCAGTTTGCCATCACCATTGGTTtgctcctcgccgccattgtcaacaATGCTACATCCAACCGAAACGACTCGGGCAGCTACCGGATTCCAATTTCGGTGCAATTTGCCTGGTCTCTTGTTCTCTTTGGGGGATTGCTTATTCTTCCCGAGACGCCTCGCTACTTGGTTCGATCCGGGAAGCATGAAAAGGCCGCCAAAGCCCTGGGAAGGCTCCGCCGACTTCCACCGGACCACCCTGCCGTGCGCTCGGAGCTGGACGAAGTCAAAGCTCACCACGACTATGAGATGAGCCTCGGGGCTGCCACATACCTCGACTGTTTCCGTCGTTTCAATATCAAGAAGCAATTCACAGGCATGGCCCTGCAGGCGCTTCAGCAGCTCACTGGCatcaacttcatcttctACTACGGCACCAAATATTTTCAGAATTCCGGCGTGTCGTCTGGGTTTGTCATTCAAATGATCACGTCGTCCATCAATGTGGTTTCTACCATACCTGGCATGTACGCCATTGACAAATGGGGACGGCGTCCGTTGCTCTTCTTTGGCGCTATTGGCATGTGTATATCGCAATTCATTGTCGCAATGACGGGTACATTGTCCTCGGGCCAACACCCCAATGGCGACATTTACGTCACAAACTTGGCGGGCCAAAAGGCTGCCGTCGCCTTCTCCTGCATCtacatcttcttctttgcctcGACCTGGGGACCACTGGCTTGGGTGGTCACTGGCGAGATCTTTCCGCTTAAGCTCCGTGCCAAGTCTCTCAGCCTTACTACAGCCACAAACTGGCTCTTCAACTGGGCCATTGCGTACTCGACTCCCTATCTTGTCAACTATGGTCCCGGCTTTGCGAATCTGCAGTCCAAGATTTTCTTCATCTGGTTCGGTTGCTGCTTCATCTGCATTGCTTTCGTCTACTTCTTCATCTACGAAACCAAGGGCCTCACCCTGGAGGAGATCGACCTGCTCTACACCGAGGTCAAGTCTGCGAGGAAGTCAACAAAGTGGAGACCCAACGACACATGGGTGCATCGACAGAGTGTGGCCAAGCAAGGCAGTGTCGCCGGAGATGGGCCCACGACTgtggccgatgccgatggcATCCCTGGCACCTCACACTTGGAAAAGAATGGAAACACGGCATAA
- the atrF_2 gene encoding ABC multidrug transporter atrF, with protein sequence MPGSGDEVAGSGPPATHDTTRTSNTNNETDGQLSDDTSNDGYWGDTYADGPVSQRAARADFRELQHELSRRSTNASAAHKKSGPGHGLMGRIFSARSGGGGKEKQSSPAADEADSERTAHADGFELEQFIRDGHLEKRNPDNGESTKKVGVLFKNLTVKGVGATATSVRTLPQAIAGTFGPDLYKLLCRWIPALDVRRPGTPRDLIRDFTGVVRPGEMMLVLGRPGAGCSTFLRVIANNRGSYQAVEGDVVYGGIPSSRMDRRFRGEAVYNAEDDQHMPSLTVGQTLTFSLLTKTRKHERGSIDVIVDAFLRMFAMAHTKDTLVGDAFTRGVSGGERKRVSIAETLATKSTVTCWDNSTRGLDASTAFNYAKSLRIMTDVSGRTTLTTLYQAGEGIYDLMDKVLVVDEGRMLYQGPAREAKQYFVDLGFHCPPRQTTADFLTSVCDVNARQFRPGFEARCPKTAEELERAFRESPAYRVVLDDVGGFEKHMRDTGHADAQTFVDSVRDAKSRTVLKQSVYTVSLWKQVLACTRREFWLVWGDKTSLYTKFFVIVSNGLIVGSLFYNTPSDTGGAFLRGGVAFFSILFLGWLQLSELMKAVSGRAVIARHGEYAFYRPSAVSLARVLADLPMLAVEVVVFSVIMYFMTGLDVEAGKFFIYMLLVYVTTICLTALYRMFAAVSPTMDDAVRFSGIALNLLIVYTGYTLAKPVLLGQKIWFGWLYYVNPISYAFEAVLTNEFAGRTMECAPGQLVPQGPGIRPENQGCAIAGSHPGNPRVAGSDYLASQFEYSRSHLWRNFGIVIAFTVGYIALTVLATEKMSFGGSGLGALVFKSSKTPRRAARADNKTDEEQHAQPGDVTAAAVARQRTPDEVLEAFNRSEQVFTWENISYTVPAAQGPKKLLNDINGYAKPGVLVALMGASGAGKTTLLNTLSQRQTVGVVEGSMLVDGSALTSDFQRRTGFVEQMDLHEASATVREALEFSALLRQGRDVPRHEKLAYVDTVIDLLELQELQDAVVASLGVEPKKRLTIGVELAAKPSLLLFLDEPTSGLDSQAAYSIVRFLRKLCASGQAVVCTIHQPSSELIEQFDKILALNPGGNVFYFGPVGRNGHAVVDYFAARGAHCPEGKNVAEFLVETGARADAREHWNEQWRVSDENKALVDEIQQIKRQRGQAASSHPVLSHEFAAPVWEQTRLLAKRMFVNQWRQPSYIYGKLFTAVIVGIFNGFTFWQLGDTVNDMQSRMFTSFLILLIPPTVLNAILPKFYMDRALWEAREYPSRIYGWVAFCSASVLSEIPGSLVAGVVYWALWYWPTGLPTDSLTSGYVFLMTVLFFLFQSSWGQWICAWAPSFTVISNVLPFFLVMFSLFNGVVVPYDQLNVFWRYWLYYLNPSTYWISGVLATTLANQPVQCAANEAAYFDPPAGRTCADFAADFVARAGRGYLVNPNDTDNCSYCPYASGAEYLASLNIEPSQKWRDLGIFIAFCVSNWMLVYFFIYTVRVRRWNFGLGYIFGFL encoded by the exons ATGCCAGGCAGCGGCGATGAAGTGGCCGGGTCCGGTCCTCCAGCGACCCATGACACCACGAGGACCTCGAATACCAACAACGAAACAGACGGGCAGCTGTCAGACGACACTTCCAACGATGGATACTGGGGGGACACATACGCCGACGGGCCCGTCAGCCAGCGTGCTGCGCGGGCCGACTTCCGGGAACTGCAGCACGAGCTGAGCCGGCGAAGCACCAATGCCTCGGCCGCCCACAAGAAGTCCGGGCCGGGACACGGACTCATGGGCAGGATCTTCTCTGCCaggagcggcggcggcggcaaggagaagcagtcctcgccggcggccgacgaggcggacAGCGAGCGCACGGCACACGCCGACGGCTTCGAGCTCGAGCAGTTCATCCGCGACGGCCACCTGGAGAAGCGCAACCCCGACAACGGCGAGTCGACCAAGAAGGTAGGCGTCTTGTTCAAGAACCTGACGGTCAAGGGCGTGGGCGCGACGGCGACCAGCGTGCGGACGCTGCCgcaggccattgccggcaCGTTCGGCCCGGACCTGTACAAGCTGCTGTGCCGCTGGATCCCGGCGCTCGACGTGCGGCGGCCCGGAACGCCGCGCGACCTGATCCGCGACTTCACCGGCGTCGTGCGGCCGGGCGAgatgatgctggtgctgggcCGGCCGGGCGCCGGCTGCAGCACGTTCCTCCGCGTCATCGCCAACAACCGCGGCTCGTaccaggccgtcgagggcgACGTCGTGTACGGCGGCATCCCGTCGTCCAGGATGGACCGGCGGTTCCGCGGCGAGGCCGTCTAcaacgccgaggacgaccaGCACATGCCCAGCCTGACGGTCGGGCAGACGCTCACCTTTTCGCTCCTCACCAAGACGAGGAAGCACGAGCGCGGCAGCATCGACGTCATCGTCGACGCCTTCCTGCGCATGTTCGCCATGGCGCACACCAAGGACACGCTCGTCGGCGACGCCTTCACGCGCGGCGTCTCGGGCGGCGAGCGCAAGCGCGTCAGCATCGCCGAGACGCTGGCCACCAAGAGCACCGTCACCTGCTGGGACAACTCGACGCGCGGGCTCGACGCCTCGACCGCCTTCAACTACGCCAAGTCGCTGCGCATCATGACGGACGTCTCGGGCCGCACCACCCTGACCACGCTGTACCAGGCGGGCGAGGGCATCTACGACCTCATGGACAAGGTGCTCGTCGTGGACGAGGGCCGCATGCTCTACCAGGGTCCCGCCCGCGAGGCCAAGCAGTACTTTGTCGACCTGGGCTTCCACTGCCCGCCGCGCCAGACCACGGCCGACTTCCTCACGTCCGTGTGCGACGTCAACGCGCGCCAGTTCCGGCCGGGCTTCGAGGCCCGCTGCCCCAAgacggccgaggagctggagcgGGCGTTCCGCGAGAGTCCCGCGTACCGCGTGGTCCTCGACGACGTGGGCGGCTTCGAGAAGCACATGCGCGACACGGGGCACGCCGACGCGCAGACGTTTGTCGACTCGGTGCGCGACGCCAAGTCCCGGACGGTCCTGAAGCAGTCCGTCTACACGGTCAGCCTGTGGAAGCAGGTGCTGGCGTGCACGCGGCGCGAGTTCTGGCTCGTCTGGGGCGACAAGACGTCGCTGTACACCAAGTTCTTCGTCATTGTCAGCAACGGCCTCATTGTCGGGTCGCTCTTCTACAACACGCCGTCGGACACGGGCGGCGCCTTTctgcgcggcggcgtcgccttcttctccatcctgTTCCTGGGCTGGCTGCAGCTCTCGGAGCTGATGAAGGCCGTGTCGGGGCGCGCCGTCATCGCCCGCCACGGCGAGTACGCCTTTTACCGGCCGAGCGCCGTGAGCCTGGCCCGCGTGCTGGCCGACCTGCCCAtgctcgccgtcgaggtgGTCGTCTTCAGCGTCATCATGTACTTCATGACGGGGCTGGATGTCGAGGCGGGCAAGTTCTTCATCTACATGCTCCTCGTGTACGTCACCACCATTTGCCTGACGGCGCTGTACCGCATGTTTGCGGCCGTGTCGCCGACCATGGACGACGCCGTGCGCTTCTCGGGCATCGCGCTCAACCTGCTCATCGTCTATACCGGATACACGCTCGCCAAGCCCGTGCTGCTCGGGCAAAAGATTTGGTTTGGCTGGCTGTACTACGTCAATCCCATCAGCTACGCCTTCGAGGCCGTCCTCACCAACGAATTCGCCGGCCGGACCATGGAGTGCGCGCCGGGGCAGCTCGTTCCCCAGGGCCCTGGTATTCGGCCCGAGAACCAGGGCTGCGCCATTGCCGGATCACATCCGGGGAACCCCCGGGTCGCGGGATCCGACTACCTGGCCTCGCAGTTTGAGTACAGCCGCTCGCACCTGTGGCGCAACTttggcatcgtcatcgccttcACCGTCGGGTACATTGCGCTGACGGTGCTGGCCACGGAGAAGATGTCCTTTGGCGGCTCGGGCCTCGGCGCCCTCGTCTTCAAGTCGTCCAAGACGCCGCGGCGGGCGGCCCGGGCGGACAACAAGACGGACGAGGAGCAGCACGCGCAGCCGGGCGacgtgacggcggcggcggtggcgcgCCAGAGAACCCCCGACGAGGTCCTCGAGGCCTTCAACCGCAGCGAGCAGGTGTTTACCTGGGAAAACATCAGCTACACGGTGCCCGCGGCGCAGGGCCCCAAGAAGCTGCTCAACGACATCAACGGCTACGCCAAGCCCGGCGTCCTGGTCGCCCTCATGGGGGCCAGCGGCGCCGGCAAGACGACGCTGCTCAACACGCTGTCGCAGCGGCAGACGgtgggcgtcgtcgagggcagcATGCTCGTCGACGGCTCGGCCCTCACGTCCGACTTCCAGCGGCGCACCGGCTTCGTCGAGCAGATGGACCTGCACGAGGCGTCGGCGACGGTGCGCGAGGCCCTCGAGTTCTCGGCGCTCCTCCGGCAGGGCCGCGACGTCCCGCGCCACGAGAAGCTCGCCTACGTCGACACCGTGATCGACCTGCTCGAGCTGCAGGAGCTGCaggacgccgtcgtcgcgtCGCTGGGCGTCGAGCCCAAGAAGCGGCTGACGATTGGCGTCGAGCTCGCGGCCAAGCCGTCGCTGCTGCTCTTCCTCGACGAGCCCACGAGCGGCCTCGACTCGCAGGCGGCCTATTCCATCGTGCGCTTCCTCCGCAAGCTCTGCGCGTCCGGGCAGGCCGTCGTGTGCACCATCCACCAGCCGTCGTCGGAGCTCATCGAGCAGTTTGACAAGATCCTCGCGCTCAACCCCGGCGGCAACGTCTTCTACTTTGGCCCCGTCGGCCGCAACggccacgccgtcgtcgactaCTTCGCCGCCCGGGGCGCCCACTGCCCCGAGGGCAAGAACGTGGCCGAGTTCCTCGTCGAGACGGGCGCTCGCGCTGACGCTCGCGAGCACTGGAACGAGCAGTGGCGCGTCTCGGACGAGAACAAGGCCCTCGTCGACGAGATCCAGCAGATCAAGCGGCAGCGCGGCCAGGCGGCCTCGTCTCACCCGGTGCTCTCGCACGAGTTCGCCGCCCCCGTGTGGGAGCAGACCCGGCTCCTGGCCAAGCGCATGTTCGTCAACCAGTGGCGCCAGCCGTCGTACATTTACGGCAAGCTCTTCACCgccgtcattgtcggcatcttcaacggCTTCACCTTTTGGCAGCTGGGCGACACCGTCAACGACATGCAGAGTCGCATGTTCACCTCGTTCCTCATCCTGCTCATCCCGCCCACCGTGCTCAACGCCATCCTGCCCAAGTTCTACATGGACCGCGCGCTCTGGGAGGCCCGCGAGTACCCGAGCCGCATCTACGGCTGGGTCGCCTTCTGCTCCGCCTCGGTGCTGTCCGAGATCCCGGGctccctcgtcgccggcgtcgtctaCTGGGCGCTGTGGTACTGGCCCACGGGCCTGCCCACCGACTCCCTGACCTCGGGCTACGTCTTCCTCATGACggtgctcttcttcttgttccagTCCAGCTGGGGTCAGTGGATCTGCGCCTGGGCGCCCAGCTTCACCGTCATCAGCAACGTCCTgcccttcttcctcgtcatgtTTTCCCTCTTCAACGGCGTGGTTGTCCCGTACGACCAGCTCAACGTCTTTTGGAGATACTGG CTGTACTACTTGAATCCCAGCACGTACTGGATCAGCGGCGTTCTCGCCACCACCCTGGCCAACCAGCCCGTCCAGTGTGCCGCCAACGAGGCTGCCTACTTTGACCCCCCGGCCGGCCGGACCTGTGCGGACTTTGCGGCCGATTTCGTCGCGCGCGCCGGCAGAGGCTACCTCGTCAACCCGAATGACACGGACAACTGCAGCTACTGCCCGTATGCGAGCGGCGCCGAGTACCTGGCCTCGCTGAACATTGAGCCGAGTCAGAAGTGGAGAGATCTCGGCATCTTTATTGCCTTTTGTGTTTCCAACTGGAT GCTGGTTTACTTTTTCATTTATACCGTCCGGGTCCGACGATGGAACTTTGGTCTGGGATATATTTTTGGTTTTCTTTGA